Sequence from the Burkholderia sp. GAS332 genome:
GCGGGTCCAGAACCACGCGGTGCCGGTTGGTTCGGCCTTCGGCCACGTCAAGAGGGTGACCACCACGCTCGCGAGCATGAACGCAACGAATAGGAAAAGCCATAGGACCAGGTTCGGCGGGGTTGGCCGTTCGCTCTCCGGTCTCGGTACAGGCAGTTCCACTGGCATGCGGGTAGCGTCTTACACCAGACTCGAAATCAGTTTGCAACCACACATTGCGCGATAGCCGTGTCGCGCCAGCGATATGCCGTTGTTATTCATCTTGTCGTCGCCGTCGATTATCAGATTGGGCTTGATATCGTGCTTCGGACATGAAACTTCGTCGCCCTTGCGCGCCACATACCGGCCGCCGATGCGCATCGTTGTCGATGCGCTGATGACTTTGCCGCCGTGATCGGTGTCATCGCCGAAACGGATCAGATCAATCATTTGAATTAGCTCCTTGTTGGTTGATTTTCTATAGCTGTGTGTTCAGTACCTGAAGTACAGCGTGCCCATGCCCGGACGGTCACCCGGGCGACTCTGTTTTTTGCTGCGCGCGGGCAGATCAATGTTCTGTACGTCCTGCCAGCCCAGCGCAGAAAATACCGATTCCGCCATCCGTACGAACGGCATGAACTTCCATGACACGCTCAGCGCAATGAGACCGAGCAATGCAGTTCCTAGCCCCCCGCCCCCCGCGCAGCCGATAAGAACCCCATCCCATGGAACCTGTGGCTCCCCCAGACGACATGCCAAAACAAACGGAATAAACGCTATCACGGCGAGCAACGATGAGATGTACAACCAGTACCTGACCGAAGCTCTGAAATGCGCGCGCCGGCCCCGCGAACAATGAGGATGAAGCGCGATTATTCTGTCAGCATGCCTGAGTATCGCGAACGCCCAATAGCCATTGGCGCCGCGCTCGGCCAGCACTTCCACTTCATCACCTTCCGCGAACGGCGACCACGTGAGCACCCCTTCCACTTTCTCGCCATCAAGCTCGAACTCCACCTGATCGGCCTGCTCCCGCGTGCCGTTCATACCCGCCAGACCAATCGCGCCGCCCGATCCTCCCAGCGCCGCGGCAACTGCCGTAAGCCCCGCCCGCTGCCGCATGCCGTCGTTCAGCAGGAAGTCCCTGACGATGCGGGTCTTCCGGTAGTTCGTCATATTGCCGCGCAGCAGCACCGCGCGGGTTGTATTCGATTCGTTACTCATTCCACATCCCCGTCTTTGATACCGCTATGCCAGACAACGCGTCATCTTCCTTCAACCCCACCGCCACCAATGCCTTCTGAAACGCTTCACCCTGCTGCTTTGCCATCCTGTACTCCGGGTCAATACCGAATGCCGATTTTGCGCAGGCATCCTGCAGTTCGTTGGGTGAGAGCCACCAGATGAGAATCTGGATACCGACGATGACCACCTGCACCTCCCAAGTACCCAGAAATAGCAGCGCTCGCCCCACGATCAGCACCCCGGCGCGTTCGACTGCAACATCAACCGCAACTGTGCCGGCCGCAATGGCCACCCGCTCCGCAGTCGCAGCCACCACGCTCTCGCCCATGCGCTCAAGCAAGACCAGCTTCAACCTGCCACCAGTGACCTGACCGGCGATGCGTACCAGTAGGGGGGCGGATGTACTAAGACCCGACAGCATCGCGCCCGCACCGAGCATGCTCTTGGCCCCATACAAGAACATCACGCCGTACTGGCGCCTGTTGTATGCCGACGCGCCCTCAACCCCATCCAACGCCGCCCCCACCCCCGCCGCCACAGCCCCAAACAACCCACCCAGCGCCGCCATAGCCTTCGCAGTCCGAACAAGATGCAGCGCATCCGCCGGCTTAAGCGCAATCTGCGCTACCGCACCCGCCACCGAAAACGCTGCCGCAACAAGCTGCGCATACTCCTTACCGTTCTTGTCCGCCTGA
This genomic interval carries:
- a CDS encoding Zn-binding Pro-Ala-Ala-Arg (PAAR) domain-containing protein, incolved in TypeVI secretion, encoding MIDLIRFGDDTDHGGKVISASTTMRIGGRYVARKGDEVSCPKHDIKPNLIIDGDDKMNNNGISLARHGYRAMCGCKLISSLV